One genomic window of Clostridioides sp. ES-S-0054-01 includes the following:
- a CDS encoding VanZ family protein, with product MGLSFSLAIEFCQLFNFRATYIDDLMMNTLGAVLGEFLLFNWSIIYLIK from the coding sequence ATTGGATTAAGTTTTTCATTAGCAATTGAATTCTGTCAATTATTTAATTTCAGAGCTACATATATTGATGATTTAATGATGAACACATTAGGTGCTGTTTTAGGAGAATTCCTATTATTTAATTGGTCCATTATATACCTTATTAAATAA
- a CDS encoding helix-turn-helix transcriptional regulator — protein MESLGDRIANLRKELDINQKELATKVGITEASLSRYENNLREPKSEIIVRLARALKTSTDYLLGVNENTKISKEDKLIIENLSVSEKTKQLLEKIYSLEKEDREAIEKMIDNAYIKRFLKEEN, from the coding sequence ATGGAAAGTTTAGGAGATAGAATAGCAAATCTACGAAAAGAATTAGATATAAATCAAAAAGAACTTGCTACTAAAGTTGGTATAACTGAGGCTAGCTTATCACGTTATGAAAATAATTTGAGAGAACCTAAAAGTGAAATAATAGTGAGATTAGCAAGAGCACTGAAAACATCAACAGATTATTTATTAGGCGTAAATGAGAATACAAAAATAAGCAAAGAAGATAAATTAATCATAGAGAACTTATCCGTAAGTGAAAAAACAAAACAGCTTTTAGAGAAAATATATTCTCTTGAAAAAGAAGATAGAGAGGCTATAGAAAAAATGATTGATAATGCCTATATAAAAAGATTCCTTAAAGAAGAGAATTAA
- a CDS encoding methylated-DNA--[protein]-cysteine S-methyltransferase, whose translation MKNIFYYETKIGKIGIAEKNNYITNLFFGTSGLDSERYLAKETKIIKEASKQLKEYLDGYRKEFDLPLQLSGGGFSKKVWNELCKIPYGETKTYIELANIINNPKSYRAVGMANSKNPISIFIPCHRLVGSNGSLRGYLGGIKIKEYLLKLEKENK comes from the coding sequence ATGAAAAATATATTTTACTATGAAACTAAAATTGGAAAAATAGGAATAGCAGAAAAAAATAATTATATTACAAATCTGTTTTTTGGAACGTCTGGATTAGATTCTGAAAGATATTTAGCCAAAGAAACAAAAATTATAAAAGAAGCAAGTAAACAGCTAAAAGAATATTTAGATGGATATAGAAAAGAGTTTGATTTACCGCTACAGTTGTCAGGTGGTGGGTTTAGTAAAAAGGTTTGGAATGAACTCTGTAAAATTCCATATGGTGAAACAAAGACTTATATAGAACTAGCAAATATAATTAATAATCCTAAATCATATAGAGCAGTAGGAATGGCTAACAGCAAAAATCCTATTTCTATTTTTATACCTTGTCATAGGCTTGTAGGTTCTAATGGTAGTTTAAGAGGTTATTTAGGAGGAATAAAGATAAAAGAATATTTATTAAAACTTGAAAAAGAAAATAAATAA